The Mycolicibacterium flavescens genome has a segment encoding these proteins:
- the tesB_7 gene encoding acyl-CoA thioesterase has product MTYRVPTLADIVATLEVDRRGDRHFVATQLDNPAHHIVGGHIAGQALMAASRTAPGRTPHSAHVYYVRAGDARYPVDLHVDVARDGGTLSTRQVTAVQDDQILLEALVSLSAPVDSLDYHQPIPDVPQPDSLAPVQQQLADFADEHNGFWVRPQPFDLRYIDAPPRLALELGEPSPRMRMWWRPGEPVADDEVLHSCLLAYLSGTTMVETALAMRGATPIGTFNALIDHALWFHRPVDMSDWVLSDQFSPSGVAGRGLTTSTMYNRAGQLVCLATQELYFGRAAA; this is encoded by the coding sequence GTGACTTACCGCGTCCCAACCCTCGCCGATATCGTCGCCACGCTCGAGGTGGACCGACGCGGCGACCGGCACTTCGTCGCGACGCAACTCGACAACCCGGCACACCACATCGTCGGCGGACACATCGCCGGTCAGGCTCTGATGGCGGCCAGCAGGACCGCTCCCGGCCGCACGCCGCACAGCGCGCACGTCTACTACGTGCGCGCAGGCGATGCCCGCTATCCGGTCGACCTGCACGTTGACGTGGCACGCGACGGCGGAACGCTGTCGACGCGTCAGGTCACCGCGGTCCAGGACGACCAGATTCTGCTCGAGGCGCTGGTGTCGCTGAGCGCGCCCGTCGATTCACTCGACTATCACCAGCCGATTCCCGATGTGCCGCAACCGGATTCGCTTGCGCCGGTGCAGCAGCAACTGGCGGACTTCGCCGATGAGCACAACGGCTTCTGGGTGCGGCCGCAGCCGTTCGACCTGCGCTACATCGATGCGCCACCGCGCTTGGCGCTCGAGCTCGGCGAACCGTCGCCGCGGATGCGGATGTGGTGGCGGCCAGGTGAGCCGGTGGCCGACGACGAGGTGCTGCACAGCTGCCTGCTGGCCTACCTGTCGGGCACGACGATGGTCGAGACGGCGCTCGCCATGCGCGGCGCCACCCCGATCGGCACGTTCAACGCGCTGATCGACCACGCGCTGTGGTTCCACCGGCCGGTCGACATGTCGGATTGGGTGCTGTCCGACCAGTTTTCGCCCAGCGGTGTCGCCGGTCGCGGGCTGACCACGTCGACGATGTACAACCGGGCCGGACAGCTGGTGTGCCTGGCGACCCAGGAACTGTATTTCGGCCGGGCCGCCGCCTGA
- a CDS encoding putative phosphohydrolase: MFIVILGTVLALMHAYLWKRLIKDTTRPGRVRWILSAVFAGLAGLLLAALFLPRLTGPVDAGWYTWPGYVWFGLAAYLLLMLLVLEPVRLVLRRWVRGAPAATPEDPNGLSRRLFLARASAVAAGAASVGLVGVGTATALGPPDVLRVPVRLRNLDPAFRGFRVAVVSDIHLGPLAGRAHTARIVDMINETAPDLVAIVGDVVDGSVAELGPAAAPLGDLTAREGSFFVTGNHEYFVDDTLEWLREMERLGIQPLRNENTPIRRGGAVLNLAGVNDLAGERVSDGPDFDRALAGVSAVGPTVLLAHQPVLVEEAAARGVDLQLSGHTHGGQMWPFHYVVRAVQPALAGLSTVEDTQLYVTRGAGYWGPPVRIGAPPDITVLTLEQ; the protein is encoded by the coding sequence ATGTTCATCGTCATCCTGGGCACGGTGCTCGCGCTCATGCACGCCTATTTGTGGAAGCGCCTGATCAAGGACACCACCCGGCCGGGCAGGGTCCGCTGGATACTGAGCGCCGTCTTCGCCGGGTTGGCGGGGCTGCTGCTTGCGGCGCTGTTCCTGCCCCGGCTGACCGGTCCGGTCGACGCGGGCTGGTACACCTGGCCCGGCTATGTGTGGTTCGGGCTGGCCGCATACCTGCTGCTGATGCTGCTGGTGCTTGAACCCGTGCGGTTGGTGCTGCGGCGGTGGGTCCGCGGGGCGCCGGCGGCGACACCCGAGGACCCGAACGGGTTGAGCCGCCGGTTGTTCCTGGCCCGCGCGAGCGCCGTGGCCGCGGGTGCCGCGTCGGTGGGCCTGGTCGGTGTCGGTACGGCCACCGCGCTGGGACCGCCCGACGTGCTGCGGGTGCCGGTGCGGCTGCGCAACCTGGACCCGGCGTTTCGTGGGTTTCGCGTCGCGGTGGTGTCCGACATCCACCTCGGACCCCTGGCAGGCAGGGCGCACACCGCGCGGATCGTCGACATGATCAACGAGACCGCCCCCGACCTCGTCGCGATCGTCGGTGACGTCGTCGACGGCTCCGTCGCCGAACTCGGCCCGGCCGCAGCGCCTTTGGGCGATCTGACCGCCCGCGAGGGCTCCTTCTTCGTCACCGGGAACCACGAATACTTCGTCGACGACACATTGGAATGGCTCCGCGAGATGGAGCGATTGGGCATTCAACCGCTGCGCAACGAGAACACCCCGATCCGCCGTGGCGGTGCGGTTCTCAACCTGGCGGGGGTCAACGACCTTGCCGGCGAAAGAGTCTCGGACGGACCGGATTTCGACCGCGCGTTGGCAGGGGTATCCGCCGTCGGGCCGACGGTGCTGCTTGCGCACCAGCCGGTGCTCGTCGAGGAGGCCGCCGCGCGCGGGGTCGACCTGCAGCTGTCCGGGCACACCCACGGCGGGCAGATGTGGCCGTTCCACTACGTCGTGCGCGCCGTGCAACCCGCGCTCGCGGGCCTGTCGACCGTCGAGGACACCCAGTTGTACGTGACCCGCGGCGCCGGCTACTGGGGTCCGCCGGTGCGCATCGGAGCCCCGCCGGACATCACGGTGCTGACGCTGGAGCAGTAA
- a CDS encoding sucraseferredoxin family protein yields the protein MTVARRIPCSDQSLARDDPMYGTASAGSAWLLLELSGAWGPSAFLQSPTSIDPQLGRAIVRRAEKAGMRIAAIRKHGRRPDTPRWRWYVAHCGVGEEALHHGEVDDPRDLLELALDGSDGSITTDPLIAICSHGKHDQCCAVRGRSACRAIAAEYPEFTWECSHLGGDRFAATMLILPEGLCYGRVDSADAAGLVRLYLEGRLDNRFLRGRTSLPHAVQAAQYFARERYGDDRIDALHPLHVERGEHLIRVLLDGEAGPIEVILHEELSEPLLSQCHARVEGQVRIFTLGSMGPHEG from the coding sequence ATGACGGTCGCCAGGAGAATCCCGTGCAGCGATCAATCGCTGGCCCGCGACGACCCGATGTACGGCACCGCGTCGGCGGGCTCGGCGTGGCTGCTGCTCGAGTTGAGCGGCGCCTGGGGACCGTCGGCGTTCCTGCAGTCGCCGACCAGCATTGACCCGCAACTCGGCCGCGCGATCGTGCGTCGGGCCGAGAAGGCGGGTATGCGCATCGCCGCGATCCGCAAGCACGGCCGTCGACCCGACACACCGCGGTGGCGCTGGTATGTGGCGCACTGCGGCGTCGGCGAGGAGGCACTGCACCACGGAGAGGTCGACGACCCTCGTGACCTTCTCGAGCTCGCACTCGACGGCAGCGACGGGAGCATCACGACCGATCCGCTGATCGCGATCTGCTCACACGGCAAGCATGACCAGTGTTGTGCGGTGCGCGGCCGCAGCGCATGCCGCGCGATCGCTGCGGAGTACCCGGAATTCACTTGGGAGTGTTCGCATCTCGGTGGCGACCGGTTCGCCGCGACCATGCTCATCCTGCCGGAAGGGCTGTGTTACGGGAGGGTGGACTCCGCGGACGCCGCGGGACTGGTACGCCTGTACCTTGAGGGCCGGTTGGACAACCGTTTCCTGCGCGGACGCACATCGCTTCCGCACGCCGTGCAGGCCGCCCAGTACTTCGCCCGTGAGCGCTACGGCGACGACCGGATCGACGCGCTGCATCCGTTGCACGTCGAACGCGGTGAGCACCTGATCCGGGTCCTGCTCGACGGCGAAGCCGGACCCATCGAGGTCATCCTGCACGAGGAGTTGTCCGAACCCCTTCTGTCGCAATGCCATGCGCGCGTGGAAGGCCAGGTACGCATCTTCACGCTCGGCTCCATGGGCCCCCACGAGGGCTAG
- the rppH gene encoding putative NUDIX hydrolase has translation MSFGVRAAVGWALSTGCAVGAAVVSFGIGAAVGWALSTGCAVGAAVVTFRVRTAVSGPFAACARGGHVVIVECHVDPFRRGCGLEGVAPDGADETPRNYGRAVTISYDESLRERIEANLSGHDRRAVSDPTKRHAAVAVVLVDSEVGEDRVDPVDVDGWNDGRGMPDARLDGRMVDVSGGAAFFLCRRASRLTSHAAQWALPGGRLDPGETVVDAALRELDEEVGVRLPDSTVLGLLDDYPTRSGYVITPVLIWGGGRLDPRPAPEEVVAVYRVGLHQLQRPDSPRFIEIPESPRPVVQVPLGNDLIHAPTGAVLLQLRWLCLEGRHDPVDELEQPVFAWK, from the coding sequence GTGTCCTTCGGGGTTAGAGCCGCCGTCGGCTGGGCCCTCTCCACCGGCTGTGCCGTCGGCGCCGCCGTCGTGTCCTTCGGGATTGGAGCCGCCGTCGGCTGGGCCCTCTCCACCGGCTGTGCCGTCGGCGCCGCCGTCGTGACCTTCAGGGTTCGAACCGCCGTCAGCGGTCCCTTCGCCGCCTGCGCCCGAGGTGGTCATGTCGTCATCGTCGAGTGCCATGTCGATCCCTTCCGTAGGGGCTGTGGTCTGGAGGGGGTTGCCCCGGACGGTGCCGACGAAACCCCGCGAAACTATGGTCGAGCGGTGACGATCTCCTACGACGAGTCGCTGCGCGAGCGGATAGAAGCGAACCTGTCCGGACATGACCGTCGCGCCGTGAGCGACCCGACGAAACGCCACGCCGCGGTCGCCGTCGTGCTCGTCGACTCCGAGGTCGGCGAGGACAGAGTGGATCCTGTCGACGTCGACGGCTGGAACGACGGGCGAGGAATGCCCGACGCTCGGCTCGACGGCCGGATGGTCGATGTCTCCGGTGGCGCCGCTTTCTTCCTGTGCCGCAGGGCATCCAGGTTGACGTCGCACGCCGCGCAGTGGGCGCTGCCCGGCGGCCGGCTGGACCCGGGTGAGACCGTGGTCGACGCCGCGTTGCGTGAGCTCGACGAGGAGGTCGGTGTCAGGCTGCCGGATTCGACGGTGTTGGGTCTGCTCGACGACTACCCGACGCGGTCGGGATACGTCATCACCCCGGTGCTGATCTGGGGCGGGGGACGGCTCGACCCGCGCCCTGCGCCCGAGGAGGTCGTCGCGGTGTACCGGGTCGGCCTGCATCAGCTGCAGCGCCCCGACTCTCCGCGGTTCATCGAGATCCCGGAGAGCCCACGGCCGGTCGTGCAGGTCCCGCTGGGCAACGACCTGATCCACGCGCCGACCGGCGCCGTGCTTCTGCAATTGCGCTGGCTGTGTCTGGAGGGCCGTCACGATCCGGTCGACGAACTCGAGCAACCGGTCTTCGCATGGAAGTAG
- a CDS encoding acyl-CoA dehydrogenase domain-containing protein, whose protein sequence is MDFDLTEEQQLLRDVTRDVLAGRESVRPEGEPGWSREVWGQLAEVGILGLGFDPTEAGQIEVMVVLTEIGKRLAPEPVAQAAMVPGALIAEVGSEQQKEILDAVATGETLLAFAHAEPGARLPSAQPAARAEQSGDAWTLTGRKNPVLAGDTADTIIVTAALPGGGVGLFVVDGAAVDRAPYRTFDGRGGAQLEFDSTPAEPLGGGGDATEHVARTVIRYQSALCSEAVGAMEEALRLTTEYLTSRKQFGVPLSKFQTLTQRAADMYVSLELARSMNYYAAMTIADGRFDPVIAARAKFQIGRSGRHIAQEAIQLHGGIGMTAEYPVGHYAARLTAIDNTFGTTDDQLRTLIEHVGDYGTVSL, encoded by the coding sequence GTGGATTTCGACCTGACCGAGGAACAGCAACTACTGCGCGACGTCACCCGCGACGTGCTGGCGGGCCGCGAAAGCGTCCGGCCCGAAGGGGAACCCGGCTGGAGCCGTGAGGTGTGGGGCCAACTGGCCGAGGTGGGCATCCTCGGGCTCGGCTTCGACCCGACGGAGGCCGGCCAGATCGAGGTGATGGTGGTGCTGACCGAGATCGGCAAACGGCTTGCGCCCGAACCGGTCGCGCAGGCCGCGATGGTGCCCGGCGCCCTGATCGCCGAGGTGGGCAGCGAGCAGCAGAAGGAGATTCTCGACGCCGTGGCGACCGGCGAGACGCTGCTGGCCTTCGCGCATGCGGAGCCCGGCGCGCGGCTGCCGTCGGCTCAGCCCGCCGCGCGCGCCGAACAGAGCGGTGATGCCTGGACGCTCACCGGGCGCAAGAATCCCGTTCTGGCCGGCGACACCGCCGACACGATCATCGTCACCGCCGCGCTGCCAGGCGGCGGCGTGGGGCTGTTCGTCGTTGACGGCGCGGCGGTGGATCGGGCACCGTATCGGACGTTCGACGGCCGCGGTGGTGCACAGCTCGAGTTCGACTCCACACCCGCCGAACCTCTTGGCGGGGGCGGGGATGCGACCGAACACGTCGCACGAACGGTCATCCGCTATCAGTCGGCGTTATGCTCGGAGGCGGTCGGAGCGATGGAGGAGGCGCTGCGGCTCACCACCGAATACCTCACCAGCCGAAAGCAATTCGGCGTTCCGCTGAGCAAGTTCCAGACGCTGACGCAACGTGCGGCAGACATGTACGTCTCGCTCGAACTCGCGCGCAGCATGAACTACTACGCCGCGATGACGATCGCCGACGGCAGGTTCGACCCGGTGATCGCCGCACGGGCCAAGTTCCAGATCGGGCGCTCGGGCCGGCATATCGCGCAGGAGGCGATCCAGCTGCACGGCGGTATCGGGATGACCGCGGAGTATCCCGTAGGCCATTACGCGGCGCGACTCACGGCCATCGACAACACGTTCGGTACCACCGACGACCAGCTCCGCACGCTGATCGAGCACGTCGGCGACTACGGAACGGTCTCGCTGTAA
- a CDS encoding acyl-CoA dehydrogenase: MKLALSDEDAAFREELRRFYTSEIPEDIRERGKTGHSKFPEDMVTSQRILHANGLAVPNWPVEWGGKDWTPLQRQIWLDEMQLAGVPEPLAFNTKMVGPVIAQFGSQAMKERFLPPTANIDIWWCQGFSEPEAGSDLASLRTTAVRDGDTYVVNGQKTWTTLGQYADWIFLLARTNPDAPKRQAGISFLLAEMSTPGITLRPIELIDGSYEVNEVFFEDVRIPADQLVGEENQGWTYAKFLLGNERTGIARIGLTKLWMAQVKEHAAKLEVNGTPLLEDPLFAARVAEIETGLLALELTQMRVSGSEADGKPNPASSILKLRGSQLQQAATELFVEVAGPKALPFDAGEIDVPTWAQDAAPRYLNYRKTSIYGGTNEVQRNIIASTILGL, from the coding sequence GTGAAATTGGCGTTGAGTGACGAGGACGCGGCATTCCGCGAGGAGCTGCGACGGTTCTATACCTCCGAGATTCCCGAGGACATCCGCGAGCGGGGCAAGACGGGGCACTCGAAGTTCCCCGAGGACATGGTCACCAGCCAGCGAATCCTGCATGCCAACGGCCTGGCCGTACCGAATTGGCCGGTCGAGTGGGGTGGCAAGGACTGGACGCCGCTGCAGCGACAGATCTGGCTCGACGAGATGCAGCTGGCCGGTGTCCCCGAACCGCTGGCGTTCAACACCAAGATGGTGGGCCCGGTGATCGCCCAGTTCGGCTCACAGGCCATGAAAGAACGCTTCCTGCCGCCGACGGCCAACATCGACATCTGGTGGTGTCAGGGCTTCTCCGAACCGGAGGCCGGCTCCGACCTCGCGTCGCTGCGGACCACGGCCGTCCGCGACGGGGACACCTACGTCGTCAACGGCCAGAAGACCTGGACGACGCTCGGTCAGTACGCCGACTGGATCTTCCTGCTGGCTCGCACCAACCCGGATGCGCCCAAGCGGCAGGCCGGCATCTCGTTCCTGTTGGCCGAGATGTCGACGCCGGGCATCACGCTGCGCCCGATTGAGTTGATCGACGGCAGCTACGAGGTCAACGAGGTCTTCTTCGAGGACGTACGAATCCCGGCCGATCAACTCGTCGGCGAGGAGAACCAGGGCTGGACCTACGCCAAGTTCCTGCTCGGCAACGAGCGGACCGGCATCGCCCGCATCGGGCTGACGAAACTGTGGATGGCACAGGTGAAGGAACACGCCGCCAAGCTCGAGGTCAACGGAACGCCGCTGCTCGAGGACCCGCTGTTCGCAGCACGGGTGGCCGAGATCGAAACCGGGCTGCTCGCGCTGGAGCTCACGCAGATGCGGGTCAGCGGATCCGAGGCCGACGGTAAGCCCAACCCCGCGTCGTCGATCCTCAAGCTGCGCGGCAGCCAGCTGCAGCAGGCCGCCACCGAGCTGTTCGTCGAGGTGGCCGGGCCGAAGGCACTGCCGTTCGACGCCGGTGAGATCGACGTGCCGACCTGGGCGCAGGACGCCGCGCCCCGCTACCTGAACTATCGGAAGACGTCGATCTACGGCGGTACCAACGAGGTTCAACGCAACATCATCGCTTCGACCATTCTGGGATTGTGA
- a CDS encoding cupin 4 family protein, which yields MMLRRCAAVDARRFADEYWGRQPLLTRADALPRDFSDLLSPETVDELIAERGVRAPFIRLAKEGDVLPKDCYLGPAGFGAEIADQIDSAKLLSQFASGATIVLQGLHRLWPPLIDFVRQTVDEFGHPVQANAYITPPVNRGFDPHYDVHDVFVLQVSGQKRWIVHEPVYEHPLPSQPWTGHRAAIEKRVAQDAPVIDTVLHEGDALYLPRGWVHSAQALQMTSIHLTIGISPVTAVDVARAVVDQLAADAAFRGSLPMGVADADETMATVSKVMAEMVGSLRDDAATLSAGAAAHLARRHADRTRPVAVRPLASLAASERAGETAVGWRHGLSATVDQSGDRIVLRLPDRTIAFPQTCGAAVRALHEGAVVDAADTPGLDVADATVLIRRLLREGVLVPVSSVVPVQRNSPADAG from the coding sequence ATGATGCTTCGGCGCTGCGCTGCGGTTGACGCCCGACGGTTCGCCGACGAGTACTGGGGCCGTCAACCGTTGCTCACCCGGGCCGACGCGCTACCCCGCGACTTCAGCGATCTGCTCTCGCCCGAAACGGTCGACGAACTGATCGCCGAGCGCGGGGTGCGCGCGCCGTTCATCCGGCTGGCCAAAGAGGGCGACGTCCTGCCCAAGGACTGCTATCTGGGGCCCGCCGGCTTCGGCGCGGAGATTGCCGACCAGATCGACTCGGCCAAGCTGCTGAGTCAGTTCGCCTCAGGCGCAACGATAGTGCTGCAGGGCCTGCACCGGCTGTGGCCTCCGCTCATCGACTTCGTCCGGCAGACGGTCGACGAGTTCGGCCACCCGGTGCAGGCCAACGCCTACATCACCCCGCCGGTGAACCGGGGTTTCGATCCGCACTACGACGTGCACGACGTCTTCGTCCTGCAGGTGTCGGGTCAGAAGCGCTGGATCGTGCACGAACCGGTGTACGAGCACCCGCTGCCCTCGCAGCCGTGGACGGGGCATCGCGCGGCGATCGAGAAACGGGTGGCGCAGGACGCACCTGTTATCGACACGGTGCTCCACGAGGGCGACGCCCTCTACCTGCCGCGCGGGTGGGTGCATTCGGCACAGGCGTTGCAGATGACGTCGATCCACCTCACCATCGGGATCTCCCCGGTGACGGCGGTCGACGTGGCACGCGCCGTCGTCGACCAGTTGGCCGCCGACGCGGCCTTCCGTGGGTCTCTGCCCATGGGTGTCGCCGATGCGGATGAGACGATGGCGACGGTGTCGAAGGTCATGGCGGAAATGGTCGGGTCGCTACGAGACGATGCGGCGACCCTGAGCGCGGGCGCTGCCGCGCACTTGGCACGGCGTCACGCCGACCGGACCCGACCCGTGGCCGTGCGGCCGCTGGCCTCCCTTGCAGCATCCGAGCGAGCCGGGGAGACGGCCGTCGGGTGGCGACACGGGCTGAGCGCAACCGTCGACCAGTCCGGTGACCGGATCGTGTTGCGCCTGCCGGACCGGACCATCGCGTTCCCGCAGACCTGTGGTGCGGCCGTTCGTGCGCTGCACGAAGGAGCCGTCGTCGACGCGGCCGACACGCCCGGCTTGGACGTCGCCGACGCAACGGTCCTCATCCGGCGATTGTTGCGGGAGGGCGTCCTCGTTCCCGTCAGCAGCGTCGTTCCCGTTCAACGGAACTCGCCGGCAGACGCCGGATGA
- a CDS encoding Mini-circle protein, whose product MPQRRRDHRPPSTGSTEKEVLVGFLDYLRTCVVDKVHGAPEPAVRTAGVPSGTNVLGLLKHLAHVERYTFLGEHVDDWPATFQAGPAETIEGLIDAYRDAIRRANAVIAACEDLESRAPRPAKGGSEPSMRWALVHMIEETGRHAGHMDILREQIDGATGR is encoded by the coding sequence GTGCCGCAACGACGCCGAGACCACCGGCCACCGTCTACCGGTTCGACGGAGAAGGAGGTACTGGTCGGGTTTCTCGACTACCTGCGGACCTGCGTCGTCGACAAGGTGCATGGTGCACCCGAACCCGCGGTGCGCACCGCGGGTGTGCCGTCGGGCACGAACGTGCTCGGGTTGCTCAAACACCTTGCGCACGTGGAGCGCTACACGTTCCTCGGCGAACACGTCGACGACTGGCCGGCGACCTTTCAGGCGGGGCCTGCCGAAACCATCGAGGGTCTGATCGACGCCTACCGGGATGCGATCAGGCGGGCCAACGCGGTCATCGCCGCTTGTGAGGACCTGGAGTCGCGCGCGCCACGACCGGCCAAGGGCGGGTCCGAGCCCTCGATGCGGTGGGCGCTGGTCCACATGATCGAGGAGACCGGTCGGCACGCGGGCCATATGGACATCCTGCGCGAACAGATCGACGGTGCGACAGGACGGTGA
- a CDS encoding putative fatty-acid--CoA ligase, with translation MTSRPVPHDGLLRIEDCLDADGQVAVPAGVNLISLIDRNIANVGEAPAYRYLDHTGDGRVVELTWKQLGVRLRAVAASLQRVTQRGDRVAILAPQGLDYVVAFFGAIKAGAIAVPLFAPELQGHAQRLDTALRDCEPSVVVTTAAAAANVRSFLSGLDGVPTPRVVVLDDIGVTGDFEPVELPLDAVSHLQYTSGATRSPAGVEITHRAVGTNLIQMILSIDLLDRKVHGVSWLPLFHDMGLSMIGFPAVYGGHSTLMSPTAFIRRPQRWLRALSDGSREGRVVTAAPNFAYEYAAQRGRPAEGDALDLSKAVLIIGSEPVSIDAITAFNDAFTPYGLPPNAFRPSYGIAEATLFVATIEPDAHAAAIHLDRAQLSAGRAVPVAADSPDAVAHVSCGKVARSQWAVIVDPDTGAELPDGSVGEIWLHGANLGRGYWGRPDESRHAFEARLASRIMPASHAEGVAEEANWLRTGDLGVYHDGELFVTGRRADLIVIDGRHHYPQDIESTAEGASAMTRAGHVTAFTVPAPHGAALVIVAERATGTARNDPAPEIDAIRSDVLARHGIPVADIRFVAAGVIPRTTSGKLARGACRSEYLDRKLKG, from the coding sequence ATGACGTCCCGTCCCGTACCGCACGACGGACTGCTGCGGATCGAGGACTGCCTGGATGCCGACGGCCAGGTCGCGGTGCCCGCCGGGGTGAACCTGATCTCGCTGATCGACCGCAACATCGCCAACGTCGGCGAGGCACCTGCCTACCGCTACCTCGACCACACCGGAGACGGGCGGGTCGTCGAGCTCACCTGGAAACAACTCGGCGTACGCCTGCGAGCGGTCGCCGCGAGCCTGCAACGCGTGACCCAGAGGGGCGACCGCGTCGCGATCCTGGCGCCGCAGGGACTCGACTACGTCGTCGCCTTCTTCGGTGCGATCAAAGCGGGCGCGATCGCGGTCCCGCTGTTCGCGCCCGAGCTACAGGGCCACGCACAACGACTGGACACCGCGCTGCGCGATTGCGAACCGTCGGTCGTGGTGACTACGGCGGCCGCGGCCGCGAACGTGCGCAGCTTCCTGTCTGGCCTCGACGGCGTGCCGACTCCGCGCGTCGTCGTTCTCGACGACATCGGCGTGACAGGCGATTTCGAGCCGGTGGAGCTGCCGCTTGACGCCGTATCCCATCTGCAGTACACCTCGGGCGCGACGCGATCCCCGGCCGGAGTCGAGATCACGCACCGGGCGGTCGGCACGAACCTGATCCAGATGATTCTGTCCATCGACCTCCTCGACCGAAAAGTGCACGGGGTCAGCTGGTTACCGCTGTTTCACGACATGGGTCTTTCAATGATCGGGTTTCCCGCCGTGTACGGCGGACATTCGACGCTGATGTCGCCCACCGCCTTCATCCGACGCCCGCAGCGCTGGCTCAGGGCATTGTCGGACGGGTCGCGCGAAGGCCGCGTGGTCACGGCGGCACCGAATTTCGCTTACGAATACGCCGCCCAACGCGGCCGACCCGCAGAAGGCGACGCCCTCGACCTGAGCAAGGCGGTGCTGATCATCGGCTCGGAGCCCGTCAGCATCGACGCGATCACCGCCTTCAACGACGCGTTCACGCCATACGGGTTGCCGCCGAACGCGTTCCGGCCGTCCTACGGAATCGCCGAGGCCACACTGTTCGTTGCGACCATCGAACCCGACGCCCACGCCGCCGCGATACACCTCGACCGTGCGCAGCTCAGCGCAGGCCGCGCGGTGCCCGTCGCCGCCGACTCGCCCGACGCGGTGGCCCATGTGTCGTGCGGAAAGGTGGCGCGCAGTCAGTGGGCCGTCATCGTCGATCCCGACACCGGCGCCGAACTGCCCGACGGAAGTGTCGGTGAGATCTGGCTGCACGGTGCCAACCTCGGGCGCGGCTACTGGGGTCGACCGGACGAGTCGCGCCACGCCTTCGAGGCCCGGCTCGCGTCCCGGATCATGCCCGCCAGCCACGCGGAAGGCGTTGCCGAGGAAGCGAACTGGCTGCGTACCGGCGATCTCGGCGTCTACCACGACGGTGAGCTGTTCGTCACCGGACGGCGCGCCGATCTGATCGTCATCGACGGCAGACACCACTATCCGCAGGACATCGAGTCGACCGCCGAAGGCGCCTCGGCGATGACACGAGCCGGACACGTCACCGCGTTCACCGTCCCCGCACCCCACGGTGCAGCCCTCGTGATCGTCGCCGAACGCGCGACAGGAACCGCTCGCAACGATCCCGCACCGGAGATCGACGCGATCCGCTCCGATGTGCTTGCGCGGCACGGTATCCCGGTCGCCGACATCCGGTTCGTCGCGGCCGGCGTCATTCCGCGCACGACCAGCGGCAAGCTGGCCCGCGGTGCCTGCCGCAGCGAGTACCTCGATCGGAAGCTGAAAGGCTGA